TACGCTCTGATCTCAGAAGAAATTGCGCGCATACAGGCGCGAAATCAAGACCATCTCGCACGGCTTGAGGCGCTGCTGAGTAACCGCATCGCCGGCGAAGGCTAATATCTCAAGGTGCGCCACGCTCATCTGGCTGCTTCGGTGCTCTTGCTCGCGGGTGCTCTGGTAGCGGCCAAACAAACAAAAAAGTTCGAGGCGCCCAAAACATTTGAAGAAAAAGAAAAAATTGCCGTCGAGATGAAAAAAATCTCGAAGCAGCTCGATGTGCGCTGTGAGTATTGCCACAGCGATGCTGAGCGTGGCCTGAAAGAAGGTGATTACACACTTCTGACCCGCGAAGGCGAATATGCACATGAGGCGATGTTTCCGATCAGCGCAAAATACAAGGTGGAGTGCTCGTATTGCCATGCCGGCAATGAGCTCACGGCTGCGGGCGAGCGCACTCACCAGGACATGAAATTCATGAGAAAGTACAAACGCGAGAAGCGCAAAACGTTGCAATGCGGTTCATGCCATATACCCGGCAACGCAGGCAAAGAGTTTCAACGTCTCACAAAATTTGCCAAAAAAACCGGCTACTAGGCAACACCCAGTGGCCCGGTCAGATGTTCAAAAGCATACTTTCCAGTGCAGCGAGATCTCCCGCCTCGGCGGTTGTGCTCTCCCATTCGAGCAGCTCTTTTGGCAGCTCGTCGAGAAAACGCGACGGCGTTGAGTCGGTAATGAGCCCGCGATTCTTGCGCGTGCGCGAAAGCGTGAGGTACAACCTTGCTTTGGCTCGCGTCAGCGCAACATAGAGCAGGCGGCGCTCTTCTTCAATACCCTGTACTTCATTGGCTTCTACTTCATTGTCAATCGACCGCTGGTGCGGTAAAATACCGTCTTCGAGCCCCGTCACGAATACAGTATGAAATTCCAGTCCCTTGGCCTGGTGTATCGTCATGAGCTGCACCTTGGGTGTCTCTGATTCATTCTCTTTGTCGTCTGCGGTGAGCAGCGCTACAAACTGCAGGTACGTATAAATATTGCGTTCAGCACCTTCACCCATATTCGGCAACTGGCGATCGCTGTTCTCGAAATCATCGATCGAACGCATGAGCTCGCGCACGTTGAGCAGCTTATTGATGATTTTTTGTGCGTCGATTCCCTGGCGCACATATTCGCGTTCAAGCTGTAGTGCATCGATCAGGTTTTGCGCCGCTTTGGCGAGGTTGCCGGTCTTGCGAATCTCATGTTCATGCGCTGCGATAAACTCCTTAAATTCCATGATGCCGGCAAGCGTTGCGGCATTAATGTCGATTTCGCACATTTCGATTTCGGCAAGAATATCCCACAGGTGTTTCTTGTTCAGCTGGGCATACTGAGATAAGCGCTGAATCGCAGTTTCAGAGATGCCGCGCTTTGGCATGTTGAGAATACGCGACAGCGAGCGGTCGTCGGCGTGGTTGGCAAAAAATCGCAAATAGGCGAGAACGTCTTTAATCTCTGTACGGTCGTAGAACTGGTAGCTGCCACTCACGTGGTAAGGTATGTTGCGTTGCCGCAAAACCTCTTCGAAAGAGCGGCTCTGAAAGTTTGTGCGGTAGAGCACGCAGAACGCTGAGTACTCCCCCTGATGCCTCACTTTTTCGGCGATGATTGTGTCGGCGACGTACTCAGCCTCTGCAAGGCCGTCGGCCGCTTCAAAGACGATTGCCCGGTTCGGCGTGCGCCTTTCGCTGAACAGGCGCTTCGGGTGCCGGGCCGTGTTATTTTCGATCAGTTTGTTGGCGATGTCGAGAATGTATTGCTCTGACCGGTAATTCTGCTCGAGCGCGATAATATCAGCCTGCGGAAATCGCTGCTTGAACTCAAGCATGATGCGCGTATCGGCCCCGCGCCATGAATAGATCGACTGGTCATCGTCGCCGACGGCACACAGGTTGAAAGGCTCGCGCATCAGGTGGCTCAAAAACCGAAACTGCAGGGGATTCGTGTCTTGAAACTCGTCGGCCAGAAAATGCGAAAACCGGGCGCGGTATTGCCCGCGCACCTCATCGTCGTGTTTGAGCAGTCGCTCGGGCAAGAGAATCAGATCGTCAAAATCGAGTGCGTTCATGCCGACGACGCGGTTAACATATGTGTCGACAATTTCGGTGATCGGGCGCGCCGGCACGCGCAGCCGCCAGATGTCATCGGCGAAATAATCGCCCATCGCTTCGCCGCTGTTTTTCCAGTCTGAGATTGCCTTGATGAGTTTTTTTTCATCGAACATGTCGGTGTCGACGCCCGATTGTACAAGAACTTCGCGCGCGAGCGTCAGCTGGTCGTCTTGTCCCAGAATGGAGAAGTTTTTGCCGACACCGGCCTTCTCGATGTTCTCGCGCAGAATCATCAGGCCCAGGCTGTGAAAGGTGCCGATGAACATGCCCCGCGTACTTAGACCAGGCGGTTTTTTTTCGGTTGAACCGCGCGCCGACTTGCCTACGAGATCGCGCACGCGTTCGCGCATTTCGCGCG
The sequence above is a segment of the Turneriella parva DSM 21527 genome. Coding sequences within it:
- a CDS encoding multiheme c-type cytochrome — encoded protein: MRHAHLAASVLLLAGALVAAKQTKKFEAPKTFEEKEKIAVEMKKISKQLDVRCEYCHSDAERGLKEGDYTLLTREGEYAHEAMFPISAKYKVECSYCHAGNELTAAGERTHQDMKFMRKYKREKRKTLQCGSCHIPGNAGKEFQRLTKFAKKTGY
- a CDS encoding ATP-dependent helicase produces the protein MAYPLNDMQAACVDHGEGPLLVLAGAGSGKTGVIVNRIVALMRRGLKPSSICAVTFTNKAAREMRERVRDLVGKSARGSTEKKPPGLSTRGMFIGTFHSLGLMILRENIEKAGVGKNFSILGQDDQLTLAREVLVQSGVDTDMFDEKKLIKAISDWKNSGEAMGDYFADDIWRLRVPARPITEIVDTYVNRVVGMNALDFDDLILLPERLLKHDDEVRGQYRARFSHFLADEFQDTNPLQFRFLSHLMREPFNLCAVGDDDQSIYSWRGADTRIMLEFKQRFPQADIIALEQNYRSEQYILDIANKLIENNTARHPKRLFSERRTPNRAIVFEAADGLAEAEYVADTIIAEKVRHQGEYSAFCVLYRTNFQSRSFEEVLRQRNIPYHVSGSYQFYDRTEIKDVLAYLRFFANHADDRSLSRILNMPKRGISETAIQRLSQYAQLNKKHLWDILAEIEMCEIDINAATLAGIMEFKEFIAAHEHEIRKTGNLAKAAQNLIDALQLEREYVRQGIDAQKIINKLLNVRELMRSIDDFENSDRQLPNMGEGAERNIYTYLQFVALLTADDKENESETPKVQLMTIHQAKGLEFHTVFVTGLEDGILPHQRSIDNEVEANEVQGIEEERRLLYVALTRAKARLYLTLSRTRKNRGLITDSTPSRFLDELPKELLEWESTTAEAGDLAALESMLLNI